A single window of Thermodesulfovibrionia bacterium DNA harbors:
- the waaF gene encoding lipopolysaccharide heptosyltransferase II, giving the protein MTNKSTEDIKRILIRGVNWIGDAVLTIPAISAVRHEFPDAHISLLVKPWVADIFRENRDIDEIILYDKKYDSLIGKFRLAKELRQKGFDKAILLQNAFDAALITWLAKIPERIGYARDARGFLLTKSIIVEKESLKKHQVHYYLDLLNKAGIDAPFTHPYIYLTDKERRWARSLINSSPFQIQNSPIVGINPGAAYGSAKRWMPESFAEVIKRIIDELNGRVIIFGGPSEAEIAYEIASLCPDHSKDIMIMAGKTDIRQLASLISECDAFITNDSGPMHMASALLVPTVAIFGSTDSTATGPFGEGHKIISSNLPCAPCLERECPEGHLKCMTGITGDDVFNALMEILPKERAVFLDKDGTLIEDKNYLNSFDNLIILPNIREGLKRLKDAGFKLIGITNQSGIARGIVDEKFLMESNAFLQKELGIDDFFYCPHHPDEGCDCRKPEPLMLFKARLKHRINLKTSFMIGDKELDVLLSNKTGVTGILLAKEAPQITVASYVAADINKAADWILKEEKK; this is encoded by the coding sequence ATGACAAACAAATCTACTGAAGATATTAAACGAATCCTCATCCGAGGGGTCAACTGGATCGGCGATGCCGTGCTTACGATACCTGCCATAAGCGCGGTGCGGCATGAGTTTCCTGACGCGCATATAAGCCTGCTTGTGAAACCGTGGGTCGCGGATATCTTCAGGGAGAACCGTGATATAGATGAGATCATTCTTTACGATAAAAAATATGACTCTCTTATTGGTAAATTCAGGCTTGCAAAAGAGTTAAGGCAGAAGGGATTTGATAAGGCTATCCTGCTTCAGAACGCCTTTGACGCGGCTCTTATAACATGGCTTGCAAAAATACCTGAACGTATCGGATACGCAAGAGATGCAAGAGGCTTTCTCCTCACCAAATCAATTATAGTTGAGAAAGAGAGCCTGAAAAAACATCAGGTCCATTATTACCTCGACCTGTTGAATAAAGCAGGAATAGATGCGCCATTCACTCATCCGTATATATACCTGACCGATAAGGAGAGGCGATGGGCAAGGTCACTTATAAACAGCTCGCCGTTTCAGATCCAAAACTCTCCTATCGTCGGTATCAACCCCGGCGCTGCTTACGGCTCTGCAAAGAGGTGGATGCCTGAGAGCTTTGCAGAAGTGATCAAAAGGATCATAGATGAACTTAACGGGAGGGTGATAATATTCGGCGGGCCTTCTGAAGCAGAGATAGCTTATGAAATAGCGTCACTCTGCCCTGACCATTCCAAAGATATCATGATAATGGCTGGCAAGACAGATATCAGACAGCTTGCTTCACTTATTTCAGAGTGCGACGCATTCATAACAAATGATTCAGGCCCCATGCATATGGCATCCGCGCTCCTTGTGCCGACTGTCGCCATATTCGGCTCGACCGACTCTACAGCAACAGGCCCGTTTGGAGAGGGGCATAAGATAATATCAAGTAATTTGCCCTGTGCTCCATGCCTTGAGAGAGAGTGCCCTGAGGGACACCTGAAGTGCATGACAGGGATAACTGGCGATGACGTATTCAATGCACTCATGGAAATATTGCCGAAAGAAAGAGCGGTCTTCCTGGATAAGGACGGAACCCTTATAGAAGACAAAAACTATCTCAACAGCTTTGATAACCTCATCATACTGCCGAATATCAGAGAGGGGCTTAAGAGGCTGAAAGATGCCGGCTTCAAACTTATCGGCATAACAAACCAGTCAGGCATAGCAAGGGGAATTGTGGATGAAAAATTTTTAATGGAATCCAACGCCTTTCTTCAGAAAGAGCTCGGGATAGATGACTTCTTCTACTGCCCGCACCATCCTGATGAAGGGTGCGATTGCAGAAAGCCTGAACCGTTAATGCTGTTTAAGGCAAGACTTAAACACAGGATAAACCTGAAAACATCATTTATGATAGGTGATAAAGAACTGGATGTTCTTCTCTCCAACAAAACCGGAGTGACGGGGATCTTATTAGCAAAAGAAGCTCCACAGATCACAGTTGCTTCTTATGTCGCAGCAGATATAAATAAAGCTGCTGACTGGATACTAAAAGAAGAGAAGAAATAG
- the waaF gene encoding lipopolysaccharide heptosyltransferase II produces the protein MKILIIKPSSLGDIIHALPFLKAVKDTYPESQVDWVVSKNLKGLLEGNPLINELIVFDKDSMKALKNLPKTLIEIRKFKKILNAKYYEIIADLQGLLRSGLITHFTPGALKIGFADGREGSTLFYGKKVSTNGAVHAVDKNLAMAKAIGASSKKIEFPLFVNSAARDKITELLKDSREYVLIAPSARWDSKRWPPEYFASLISKINMPVVITGSASDMSIVQEIKDESPGKIIDLCGKTDLKELVALIDGARVIVSNDSGPMHIAAALNKPVIAFFGPTDYEKTGPYGWQTNKDLNVLRASAQCSPCFKKRCKDLVCMKGITVETAYKALRRYL, from the coding sequence ATGAAGATACTTATCATAAAACCCAGCTCTTTGGGAGATATCATTCACGCCCTCCCCTTTTTAAAGGCGGTTAAAGACACCTATCCTGAATCACAGGTCGACTGGGTGGTGAGCAAAAATCTTAAGGGCCTTCTTGAGGGGAATCCGCTGATCAACGAATTGATAGTCTTTGACAAGGACTCCATGAAGGCTTTAAAAAACCTTCCAAAAACCCTCATCGAGATCAGGAAGTTCAAAAAAATATTGAACGCTAAATATTATGAGATCATAGCAGACCTTCAGGGCCTGCTGAGGAGCGGGCTTATAACGCATTTCACTCCCGGAGCTTTAAAGATAGGCTTTGCCGATGGCCGAGAGGGCAGCACCCTCTTCTACGGGAAAAAAGTTTCAACCAACGGTGCTGTTCATGCGGTTGATAAAAACCTTGCCATGGCAAAGGCTATAGGAGCATCATCAAAGAAGATAGAATTCCCGCTTTTTGTTAACAGCGCAGCCCGTGATAAGATAACGGAACTATTGAAAGACAGCCGTGAATATGTATTGATAGCCCCGTCTGCAAGGTGGGATAGCAAGCGGTGGCCTCCTGAATACTTTGCCTCTCTCATATCCAAGATAAATATGCCGGTCGTTATTACCGGCAGCGCTTCCGACATGAGTATAGTTCAGGAGATAAAAGATGAGTCTCCGGGAAAGATCATTGATCTCTGCGGCAAAACAGATCTAAAGGAACTCGTCGCTCTTATAGACGGAGCCAGGGTCATTGTGAGCAATGATTCAGGCCCGATGCATATAGCAGCCGCTCTGAATAAACCGGTAATCGCCTTCTTCGGGCCTACAGACTATGAAAAGACCGGCCCGTACGGATGGCAGACCAATAAAGACCTTAATGTGCTCAGGGCATCGGCGCAGTGCAGCCCGTGCTTTAAAAAGAGATGCAAAGACCTCGTCTGCATGAAAGGGATAACCGTAGAAACCGCCTATAAAGCATTAAGGAGATACTTATGA
- a CDS encoding DUF3108 domain-containing protein translates to MKIHYGKACMVYALIISCLFLYSSPSEAGQRLPENFVYHIFWSGIRAGKATMDFENTAEGIRITSHETSTSFVSLFYKVDDTTQTTLYSDGFPKSYTISISEGRHRREKATSFEMPAEDGKQKVVYRNILDKETVEFELEGKAYDALSALYELRKRPLKVGTLEYLDIFEDKKTWKTEVQVIKKERIRTPAGEFDTILIKPMFKSEGLFLKKGDVYIWLSDDGKKIPVMIEIQTKAGNFKVKLSEGAY, encoded by the coding sequence ATGAAAATACATTACGGAAAGGCATGCATGGTTTATGCGCTTATCATCTCCTGCCTCTTTCTCTATTCATCGCCCTCTGAAGCAGGGCAAAGGCTCCCGGAAAATTTCGTTTACCATATCTTCTGGTCAGGGATCAGGGCGGGCAAGGCAACCATGGATTTTGAGAATACAGCAGAGGGGATCAGAATAACTTCACATGAAACATCTACCTCTTTTGTATCATTATTCTACAAGGTTGATGATACAACGCAGACCACGCTTTACAGTGACGGATTCCCAAAAAGCTACACGATCAGCATAAGTGAGGGACGGCACAGGAGGGAGAAGGCAACCTCTTTTGAAATGCCTGCCGAAGACGGGAAACAGAAGGTTGTATACAGGAATATCCTTGACAAAGAGACCGTTGAGTTCGAACTGGAAGGCAAGGCATATGACGCATTATCAGCGCTTTATGAATTAAGGAAACGGCCTTTGAAGGTGGGAACTTTAGAATACTTAGATATATTTGAAGATAAAAAAACCTGGAAGACCGAGGTGCAGGTTATAAAGAAAGAGAGGATACGCACACCTGCAGGAGAATTTGATACAATCCTGATAAAGCCTATGTTTAAATCAGAGGGCCTCTTCCTTAAAAAAGGTGATGTATATATCTGGCTTTCCGATGACGGGAAAAAGATCCCTGTAATGATCGAGATCCAGACAAAGGCCGGAAATTTTAAGGTTAAGCTGTCAGAAGGGGCGTATTAA
- a CDS encoding glycosyltransferase family 2 protein, producing MLSVAIITYNEEENIREALESVKWADEIVVVDSFSTDKTQEICREYTDKVYPVEWAGFSAQKNTAISLTTQSWILVLDADERVSEDLKSEIVRAMTGTAPADGYYIARKNFFANKWIRHGGWWPDYTLRLFKREKGTFEEREVHEAIKVSGKTGRLENPIIHYTYSGMDDFMKRMEKYSGLAAKELYKQKRKSSLFDLIFRPPATFIKMYLIRLGMLDGLYGIILACLYSVYTFKKYSKFRQLIKKDEGKI from the coding sequence ATGCTTTCAGTCGCGATAATCACATATAACGAAGAAGAGAATATCCGGGAAGCGCTTGAAAGCGTTAAGTGGGCTGATGAGATCGTGGTCGTTGATTCTTTCAGCACGGATAAGACGCAGGAGATATGCAGAGAGTATACTGACAAGGTCTATCCTGTGGAATGGGCTGGTTTTTCAGCTCAGAAGAACACCGCCATAAGCCTGACCACACAGTCATGGATCCTTGTTCTTGATGCTGATGAGCGTGTATCAGAAGACCTTAAATCAGAAATAGTCAGGGCGATGACAGGCACTGCACCGGCAGACGGCTATTACATCGCCCGTAAAAATTTCTTTGCGAATAAATGGATACGCCACGGCGGATGGTGGCCTGATTATACACTGAGGTTATTTAAACGTGAAAAAGGGACATTCGAGGAGAGGGAGGTGCATGAGGCTATAAAGGTCAGCGGCAAGACCGGCCGCCTCGAGAACCCTATAATACACTACACATATAGTGGGATGGATGATTTTATGAAGAGGATGGAGAAGTATTCCGGCCTTGCCGCAAAAGAGCTTTATAAACAAAAGCGGAAATCATCTCTTTTTGATCTTATCTTCAGGCCGCCCGCGACCTTTATCAAGATGTATTTAATCCGCCTGGGAATGCTCGACGGCCTTTATGGCATAATATTAGCCTGTTTATATTCGGTTTATACTTTTAAAAAATATTCTAAATTCAGACAGCTAATAAAAAAAGACGAGGGGAAAATATGA
- a CDS encoding UDP-glucose/GDP-mannose dehydrogenase family protein — MNIAIIGTGYVGLITGACFAEFGFNVTCVDNDEKKISKLKKGKVPFYEPGLEELLQNNIKAKRISFTSDIAKAVESSLVIFIAVGTPPRGDGSADMRHVEGVAREISNHINSYKVIVTKSTVPVGTGEKIHKIISKHLKENIDFDIASNPEFLREGAGIEDFMRPNRIVIGTSSERAAAIMRDLYKPLNLIEVPIVMTEVKTAELIKYASNAFLATKISFINDLSKLCEAVGANVQTVAKAMGLDRRIGPKFLHAGPGYGGSCFPKDTLAILQIAKQYDVELGIIKSVVKANEEQKERSVKKIKAAIGSLKNKTVCILGLSFKPNTNDIREAPAIFIIEKLIKAGAKIRAFDPVAMNDAKAVFPDLTYCKDAYSAVRGSDAVVIVTEWNEFRNLDLNKIKKLAKGSFFFDLRNIYEPDNARKAGLKYFSIGRT; from the coding sequence ATGAATATCGCCATTATAGGCACAGGATACGTCGGGTTAATAACCGGGGCATGTTTTGCAGAGTTCGGATTTAATGTCACCTGCGTTGACAATGACGAAAAAAAGATAAGCAAATTAAAAAAAGGAAAGGTTCCATTTTACGAACCGGGCCTTGAAGAGCTCCTTCAGAACAACATAAAGGCAAAGCGTATCAGCTTTACTTCAGACATAGCAAAAGCCGTAGAGTCCTCACTCGTCATATTTATCGCGGTCGGCACACCTCCGCGCGGCGACGGCTCAGCAGATATGCGCCATGTGGAAGGCGTGGCAAGAGAGATATCAAACCACATCAACAGCTACAAGGTTATCGTCACTAAAAGCACAGTTCCCGTGGGCACCGGAGAAAAGATCCATAAGATCATCTCGAAACACTTAAAAGAGAATATAGACTTTGACATCGCCTCAAACCCGGAATTCCTCAGGGAGGGAGCAGGCATAGAAGACTTTATGAGGCCGAACAGGATTGTCATAGGCACATCAAGCGAACGCGCTGCTGCGATAATGAGAGACCTTTATAAACCACTCAACCTCATCGAAGTGCCGATAGTAATGACCGAGGTCAAGACCGCCGAGTTGATAAAGTACGCCTCAAACGCCTTTCTCGCAACCAAAATATCCTTTATTAACGATCTGAGCAAACTGTGTGAAGCAGTCGGAGCCAATGTGCAGACGGTTGCAAAGGCGATGGGGCTTGACAGGCGGATAGGCCCGAAATTCCTTCACGCCGGGCCCGGATACGGCGGTTCCTGTTTCCCCAAGGACACGCTTGCCATCCTACAGATAGCAAAACAATATGATGTCGAACTCGGGATAATCAAGTCTGTTGTAAAGGCAAATGAAGAGCAGAAGGAGAGGTCTGTAAAAAAGATTAAGGCAGCGATAGGCAGCTTAAAGAACAAGACAGTTTGCATTTTAGGGCTCTCTTTCAAGCCGAATACAAATGACATAAGAGAGGCGCCGGCAATATTCATCATCGAAAAACTCATTAAGGCCGGGGCAAAGATAAGGGCATTCGACCCTGTTGCCATGAATGATGCAAAAGCCGTTTTCCCTGACTTAACTTATTGTAAAGATGCATACAGCGCAGTCAGGGGTTCAGACGCAGTTGTAATTGTCACAGAATGGAACGAGTTCAGAAACCTTGACCTGAATAAGATAAAGAAACTGGCAAAGGGCAGCTTCTTCTTTGACCTTAGGAATATTTACGAGCCTGATAATGCAAGAAAAGCAGGATTAAAATACTTCTCCATAGGCAGAACATAA
- a CDS encoding sensor domain-containing diguanylate cyclase — MTEDKDNKINQLDTLIEMAALINSTLDPVSIRKKAIEAATKLLDAEAGSLLLLDPETGELFFEVALGEKGDRMKSIRLAKGLGVAGWVAENDEPVIINDLSADPRFYKGADKESGFQTRNMVCVPVRSKERIIGVLQAINKKEGIFETDDMSMLYALANQVAVAIENAFLYRDSITDGLTGLYHHKFFELRMGEEVDRAKRYKHNMVLIMIDIDFFKKVNDTYGHLAGDSVLRGVAAILKRGTRMSDIVARYGGEEFAAILPYTSYENALEVAERLRSAVEKNDFNGIKVTISLGLGYFEWKNQDIEYRALIAFADRALYKAKANGRNRIEILIAEKENA; from the coding sequence ATGACTGAAGATAAAGATAACAAGATAAATCAGCTTGACACCCTCATCGAGATGGCTGCGCTCATAAACTCCACGCTTGACCCTGTCTCTATCCGGAAGAAAGCTATTGAGGCGGCCACAAAGCTGCTTGATGCCGAGGCTGGCAGTTTATTACTGTTAGACCCTGAGACCGGAGAGCTCTTCTTTGAAGTTGCATTGGGCGAGAAGGGGGACAGGATGAAATCGATAAGGCTTGCTAAAGGGCTTGGGGTCGCCGGCTGGGTGGCTGAGAATGACGAGCCTGTTATCATAAATGACCTTTCCGCTGACCCGAGGTTCTATAAGGGCGCTGATAAGGAGAGCGGTTTTCAGACAAGGAATATGGTTTGTGTGCCTGTCCGTTCCAAAGAAAGGATCATAGGCGTGCTGCAGGCGATCAACAAGAAAGAGGGGATCTTTGAGACAGATGATATGTCAATGCTCTATGCGCTCGCAAACCAAGTTGCAGTGGCGATAGAGAATGCCTTTCTTTACAGGGATTCCATAACCGACGGGCTTACAGGGCTGTATCACCATAAGTTCTTTGAGCTCAGGATGGGTGAGGAAGTGGATCGTGCAAAAAGGTATAAGCACAATATGGTGCTTATTATGATAGATATTGATTTCTTCAAAAAGGTCAATGACACATATGGACATCTTGCCGGTGACAGTGTGCTTAGGGGAGTGGCTGCCATCCTCAAAAGGGGCACCAGGATGAGTGATATTGTGGCGCGTTACGGCGGGGAAGAGTTTGCCGCGATACTGCCTTACACGTCTTATGAGAATGCGCTTGAGGTTGCTGAAAGGCTGCGAAGCGCGGTTGAGAAGAATGATTTCAACGGCATAAAGGTCACCATAAGCCTCGGGCTCGGTTATTTTGAATGGAAGAATCAGGATATTGAATACAGGGCGCTTATAGCTTTTGCAGACAGGGCGCTGTACAAGGCAAAGGCGAATGGAAGAAACCGGATCGAGATACTGATTGCAGAAAAAGAGAATGCCTGA
- the rsmG gene encoding 16S rRNA (guanine(527)-N(7))-methyltransferase RsmG produces the protein MNAEKLLLKGMDELGLSCSKKATADLLTLLSELKKWNKAYNLTSLKTDEDIIIKHFLDSLLYLKVFPDNALKAADIGTGAGFPGIPIKIIRPDIEMTLVEPSRKKAAFLRNIVRVLKLDKVNVLQMRAEEMGEDLHDYFDIIVSRATFSIMDYIQAASPYIRPGGVLIVSKGPNYSEEIKEHPETGKLIKEVKEFVLPYGGGSRNLILLNPKQGND, from the coding sequence ATGAATGCAGAAAAACTTCTATTAAAGGGAATGGATGAGCTTGGGCTCTCCTGCTCAAAAAAAGCGACTGCTGATCTTCTTACACTGCTTTCAGAGCTTAAGAAGTGGAACAAGGCGTATAACCTCACCTCATTAAAGACTGACGAAGATATAATCATCAAGCATTTCTTAGACTCGCTTCTGTATCTGAAGGTTTTCCCTGACAATGCATTAAAGGCCGCTGACATTGGGACAGGCGCAGGCTTTCCCGGTATCCCCATAAAGATCATCAGGCCTGATATTGAGATGACGCTTGTAGAGCCTTCAAGAAAGAAGGCTGCATTTCTCAGGAATATCGTAAGGGTTCTTAAGCTTGATAAGGTCAATGTCCTGCAGATGAGGGCTGAAGAGATGGGTGAGGATCTCCATGATTATTTTGACATTATCGTCTCAAGGGCGACATTTAGTATAATGGATTATATTCAAGCAGCCTCTCCTTACATAAGGCCGGGCGGCGTTCTGATCGTGAGCAAGGGGCCGAATTATTCAGAAGAGATTAAGGAGCATCCAGAAACCGGAAAGCTCATCAAAGAAGTAAAAGAATTTGTTCTCCCATATGGAGGAGGAAGCAGGAACCTGATCCTGTTGAATCCTAAACAAGGTAATGACTGA
- a CDS encoding DNA polymerase ligase N-terminal domain-containing protein has translation MSRFVVQEHHASHLHWDFRLEKDGVLKSWAVPKGVPDKKGIKRLAIQVEDHQLSYIDFEGTIPEGEYGAGMVKVWDKGVYELESETDKRIVFELKGKRLNGSYSLVHLKDKQWLLIKL, from the coding sequence ATGAGCCGCTTTGTTGTTCAGGAACATCACGCATCACATCTTCACTGGGACTTCAGGCTTGAGAAGGACGGGGTCTTAAAGAGCTGGGCTGTGCCCAAAGGCGTGCCAGATAAGAAGGGAATTAAACGTCTTGCAATACAGGTGGAAGACCATCAACTCAGCTACATTGATTTTGAAGGCACTATCCCTGAGGGCGAATACGGAGCCGGTATGGTAAAGGTCTGGGACAAGGGCGTGTATGAACTTGAATCTGAAACTGACAAGAGGATAGTCTTTGAACTGAAGGGCAAACGCTTAAATGGCTCCTACAGTCTCGTACACCTCAAAGATAAGCAGTGGCTATTGATAAAACTCTGA
- the ubiE gene encoding bifunctional demethylmenaquinone methyltransferase/2-methoxy-6-polyprenyl-1,4-benzoquinol methylase UbiE: protein MDRSEKDPVKIQTMFTTIAHRYDFLNMVLSLGIDRSWRRFAIDQLPKPANARYLDVATGTGDVALEIVRRISGSKVHGVDFSEGMLEIGKAKVINAGLGERIDMGFGDATALPFEDDTFDGSIIAFGIRNVQDYKKGISEMGRVVKKGGRVVILEFTTVQNLFIKPFYRFYISRVLPFIGGVISGKMGAYKYLPQSMLAFPSPEELKKTMEDTGLMDVKYYKLTLGIAAVHVGTVR, encoded by the coding sequence ATGGACAGATCAGAAAAAGACCCTGTAAAGATACAGACGATGTTCACGACTATAGCTCATCGCTATGACTTCCTGAACATGGTGCTGAGCCTTGGGATAGACAGGAGCTGGAGGAGGTTTGCGATAGATCAACTTCCGAAACCAGCGAATGCCCGTTATCTTGATGTGGCAACCGGCACAGGTGATGTGGCGCTGGAGATAGTCAGAAGGATTTCAGGTTCAAAGGTGCATGGTGTTGATTTCAGCGAGGGCATGCTGGAGATCGGAAAGGCTAAGGTCATCAATGCCGGCCTTGGCGAGAGGATAGATATGGGTTTCGGCGATGCGACCGCTTTGCCGTTTGAAGATGATACATTTGACGGCTCGATAATCGCGTTCGGCATCCGAAATGTGCAGGATTATAAAAAGGGCATCAGCGAGATGGGCAGGGTTGTGAAGAAGGGCGGCAGGGTTGTGATACTGGAATTCACAACGGTGCAGAATCTTTTTATCAAACCGTTCTATCGTTTTTATATCTCAAGAGTTCTCCCATTTATCGGAGGTGTTATCTCAGGCAAAATGGGCGCTTATAAATATCTGCCGCAATCCATGCTCGCATTCCCGTCGCCTGAAGAGCTTAAAAAGACGATGGAGGATACAGGGCTGATGGATGTTAAATATTACAAACTGACACTTGGCATTGCAGCTGTGCATGTCGGTACTGTCAGATGA
- a CDS encoding Fic family protein has product MSLAINKMTPLYPENAEELHDLALSVIQKSAALGSRQHPVTLRSLHELLRIINSYYSNLIEGHNTHPYDIVRAMQRKYDAEPAKRNLQLESVAHITVQRDMEKRLQDEPESNIASQEFLCYIHREFYNQLPEEFLIVKDIDTGRESRGVPGEFRKEAVKVGRHIPPKSGSLGGLLDRFGEFYAPGHHYGAAKLVATAAAHHRFMWIHPFLDGNGRVARLFTEAYFRRIPVLGYGLWSVSRGLARRNADYKAALTWADAPRRNDLDGRGNLSNEGLIHFCRFFLEVCLDQVEYMGDLLKLEELIQRIRHYVDLRNRGMAPGPSGEKQPLRPEASGMLQEVLIHGVSTRGDVIQASGLKERTGRSLLGILLEEGLLVADTPKGEVRLGFPIHAAGWFFPELYPVLTR; this is encoded by the coding sequence ATGTCTTTAGCAATAAACAAAATGACGCCTCTTTATCCTGAAAATGCTGAGGAGCTTCACGACCTCGCCCTGTCTGTAATCCAGAAGTCTGCTGCCCTTGGCAGCCGGCAGCATCCTGTCACGCTCCGTTCGCTGCATGAGTTGCTCCGAATAATTAACAGTTATTATTCCAATCTGATCGAGGGCCATAACACGCATCCTTATGACATTGTCCGTGCGATGCAGAGGAAGTACGACGCAGAACCGGCAAAGCGTAATCTTCAGTTGGAGAGTGTTGCACATATTACTGTTCAGAGGGACATGGAAAAAAGATTACAGGATGAGCCTGAGTCCAATATTGCAAGTCAGGAATTTCTTTGTTATATACACCGGGAATTTTACAACCAATTGCCCGAGGAGTTTCTAATCGTGAAGGATATTGATACAGGCCGCGAAAGCAGGGGTGTGCCGGGCGAGTTTCGCAAAGAAGCGGTAAAAGTCGGACGGCACATTCCGCCGAAAAGTGGTTCTCTTGGTGGCCTACTTGATCGGTTCGGAGAATTTTATGCGCCGGGACATCATTATGGCGCGGCAAAGCTCGTTGCAACAGCAGCAGCCCACCATCGATTCATGTGGATACATCCTTTCCTCGACGGCAACGGCCGGGTGGCTCGTCTATTTACAGAGGCATATTTTCGTCGGATTCCAGTTCTCGGCTACGGTCTCTGGTCAGTGAGCCGCGGTCTTGCCCGCCGGAACGCTGATTATAAGGCTGCGCTCACATGGGCGGATGCTCCACGGCGCAATGACCTCGACGGCAGAGGGAATCTGTCGAATGAAGGGCTAATACACTTTTGCAGGTTTTTTCTGGAAGTCTGCCTTGACCAGGTGGAATATATGGGTGACCTGCTGAAGCTCGAAGAACTCATTCAGCGGATCAGGCACTATGTTGACCTTAGAAACAGGGGTATGGCCCCCGGGCCATCGGGCGAAAAACAGCCTCTCCGGCCAGAGGCATCCGGAATGCTTCAGGAGGTGCTGATACACGGCGTCTCGACGCGGGGTGATGTCATTCAGGCTTCAGGGTTGAAGGAACGCACAGGACGAAGCCTGTTGGGAATTCTTCTTGAGGAGGGGTTGCTGGTTGCTGATACGCCGAAGGGAGAGGTCAGGTTGGGATTTCCTATTCATGCGGCAGGATGGTTTTTCCCGGAGTTGTATCCGGTGTTGACGAGATAG
- a CDS encoding type II toxin-antitoxin system VapB family antitoxin, with protein sequence MRTTLDLPEKLLEEAMKATHIQTKTKVIVTALEELIRRSKISELKKFKGKVDLDIDLGVIRGRQCRH encoded by the coding sequence ATGAGAACAACACTTGATTTACCTGAAAAATTACTTGAAGAAGCAATGAAGGCCACTCACATCCAGACAAAAACCAAAGTCATCGTTACAGCCCTGGAAGAGTTAATAAGAAGATCAAAGATTTCTGAATTAAAAAAATTTAAAGGCAAAGTAGACTTGGACATTGACTTGGGCGTTATCAGGGGACGTCAATGCCGGCATTAG
- a CDS encoding PIN domain-containing protein has translation MPALVDTSVWIEYFRNGNNVEKLDFLIDENLVVTNDLILAELIPFLKLRKQKSIIGLLNDINKLQLHIKWDEIIDYQVQCLKKGANGVSIPDLIIAQNAKQNDCEIYSMDKHFKLLKSIVNIKITT, from the coding sequence ATGCCGGCATTAGTTGATACTTCTGTCTGGATAGAATATTTCAGGAATGGAAACAACGTTGAGAAACTTGATTTTTTAATAGATGAAAACCTGGTCGTTACCAACGACTTGATCCTCGCAGAATTAATACCATTCCTCAAGCTCAGAAAACAAAAAAGCATTATAGGGCTGCTGAATGATATTAATAAGCTTCAACTGCATATCAAATGGGATGAGATCATTGACTATCAGGTGCAGTGTTTAAAAAAAGGCGCAAACGGGGTCAGTATCCCCGATTTAATAATAGCCCAGAATGCCAAACAAAATGATTGTGAGATCTATTCAATGGACAAACATTTTAAATTATTGAAGAGCATTGTAAACATAAAAATAACGACATGA